From Falsiruegeria litorea R37, the proteins below share one genomic window:
- a CDS encoding aromatic ring-hydroxylating dioxygenase subunit alpha, whose protein sequence is MRPDLIGAEGYIRDCWYVAGRSEDFGRELSAVRMLDEEIVIYRDTKGKAIALEDACPHRKLPLSRGTIEGDHVVCGYHGLTFDCSGECVIAPTQLDNPPRRAAVHSYAAEDRWGFLWLWMGDPDKADRDKIIDIPNFDNPTWGKTAKGAMEMACHYLYITDNLLDPSHVAWVHLTSFAGAGTDSHPLDLEVFDTGVVVSRWIYDEPPAPYYKPMLPFGPNCDRKQHYECRLPSTAINMSVYAPVGEGGPDKPISPNALVNISYNFITPVDGENSRYFWFQHRNMHAEDSELSERMFQGAIMAFTEDKDVLEYVQTGMARRKTPYLNLGLDAGAMRFRSRVANAILAEES, encoded by the coding sequence ATGCGACCTGACCTGATAGGAGCTGAGGGCTATATACGCGACTGCTGGTATGTTGCCGGGCGAAGCGAGGATTTCGGCCGCGAGTTGAGCGCGGTGCGGATGCTGGACGAAGAGATCGTGATCTACCGCGACACCAAGGGTAAGGCGATCGCCTTGGAGGATGCCTGTCCGCATCGCAAACTCCCCCTGTCGCGCGGCACGATCGAAGGTGACCACGTGGTCTGTGGCTATCATGGGCTGACCTTTGATTGCAGTGGCGAATGCGTGATTGCGCCAACGCAGTTGGACAACCCGCCACGCCGCGCCGCGGTGCATTCCTATGCAGCCGAAGATCGCTGGGGCTTTCTGTGGCTCTGGATGGGGGATCCAGACAAAGCGGACCGGGATAAGATCATCGACATCCCGAATTTTGACAATCCAACCTGGGGCAAAACCGCCAAAGGCGCGATGGAGATGGCCTGCCACTATCTTTATATCACCGACAACCTGCTGGATCCGAGTCACGTGGCCTGGGTGCATCTGACCTCTTTCGCGGGGGCAGGGACCGACAGCCATCCGCTGGACCTGGAGGTGTTCGACACCGGGGTGGTGGTGTCCCGCTGGATATATGACGAGCCGCCCGCACCCTACTATAAACCCATGCTGCCTTTTGGTCCGAACTGTGACCGCAAGCAGCATTACGAATGTCGACTTCCCTCTACCGCGATCAATATGTCGGTCTATGCGCCAGTGGGCGAAGGCGGGCCGGACAAACCGATCTCACCTAATGCTCTGGTGAATATCTCGTACAATTTCATCACGCCGGTGGACGGTGAAAACTCGCGCTATTTCTGGTTTCAACACCGCAATATGCATGCCGAGGATAGCGAGCTATCCGAGCGCATGTTCCAGGGCGCGATCATGGCATTCACCGAGGACAAGGACGTGTTGGAATACGTGCAAACCGGCATGGCACGGCGCAAGACGCCTTATCTCAACCTTGGGCTGGATGCAGGGGCGATGCGGTTCCGTTCGCGCGTGGCCAATGCAATTTTGGCGGAAGAGTCGTAG
- a CDS encoding carboxymuconolactone decarboxylase family protein: MSAWIDMVPDEEATGRLKELLDKARTPHGTVDTVMRVHSLRPETMNGHVTLYRSVLHSKDNVLPFWFLEVVASYTSILNDCTYSLTHHFMNVRNLIQDQPRSDRIFLALKAQRPEDEFEGKELALLRYAAKLTTDVGKLIKSDFEALKIVGCSDGEILEVNQVCAYFNYSNRLLNGLGATTDNDVIGYYKGGENDS, translated from the coding sequence ATGAGCGCATGGATTGATATGGTGCCCGACGAAGAGGCCACAGGACGTCTGAAGGAACTCTTGGACAAGGCACGTACGCCGCATGGCACGGTCGATACCGTGATGCGGGTACACTCGCTACGGCCTGAAACCATGAACGGGCATGTGACGCTCTATCGCTCGGTGCTGCATTCGAAAGACAACGTGCTGCCCTTCTGGTTCCTCGAAGTTGTGGCGAGCTATACCTCGATCCTCAACGACTGCACCTATTCGTTGACCCATCACTTTATGAACGTTCGTAATCTCATTCAGGACCAGCCGCGCAGCGATCGGATTTTCCTCGCGCTCAAGGCGCAGCGGCCAGAGGATGAGTTCGAGGGCAAAGAGCTGGCGTTGTTGCGCTATGCGGCCAAGCTGACCACCGATGTGGGCAAGCTGATCAAGTCTGATTTCGAAGCGCTGAAGATCGTGGGATGCAGTGATGGTGAGATACTCGAAGTCAATCAGGTCTGCGCCTATTTTAACTACTCCAACAGGCTTCTTAACGGGTTGGGGGCGACAACAGACAATGACGTGATCGGCTACTACAAGGGTGGCGAGAACGACAGCTGA
- a CDS encoding MarR family winged helix-turn-helix transcriptional regulator, which produces MSDSTDLQLTEGGASGARVPLSDLRPEDFPKGMSVLAVSVFRLSRLLKAQVTRVVSQDKDINLVSWRILVGLRATSSATQRELVDFTKAEQAQLSRVLRQMEERGLIEAKPDPNDRRARVFTMTAKGKEKFQALLPFVADFADAVDTALDDVEKRQFFEMCEKIAHASRVAGKVRQ; this is translated from the coding sequence ATGAGCGATTCTACTGATCTCCAGTTGACCGAAGGTGGCGCCTCGGGCGCACGAGTGCCGCTTTCAGATTTGCGACCAGAAGATTTCCCGAAGGGGATGAGTGTTCTGGCTGTGTCTGTGTTCCGCCTTTCACGATTGCTCAAGGCTCAGGTCACAAGGGTCGTATCTCAGGACAAGGACATAAACCTTGTTTCTTGGCGTATTCTTGTGGGGCTCAGGGCGACCTCGTCCGCCACGCAAAGAGAGCTTGTGGATTTCACCAAAGCCGAGCAGGCGCAGTTGAGCCGGGTTCTTAGGCAGATGGAGGAGCGCGGGCTGATCGAAGCCAAGCCAGACCCCAATGACCGCCGTGCACGTGTGTTCACAATGACGGCAAAAGGAAAAGAGAAGTTTCAGGCATTGCTGCCGTTTGTTGCGGATTTTGCCGACGCGGTCGACACCGCGCTCGACGATGTCGAGAAACGGCAATTTTTCGAGATGTGCGAGAAAATCGCACATGCTTCGCGAGTAGCCGGGAAGGTCCGGCAATAA
- a CDS encoding Bug family tripartite tricarboxylate transporter substrate binding protein translates to MRLKTKILALGASIMMALAAPVAASDWKPNGPLTIQIGFGAGGSTDTMGRVLAQVMKENTGWNIVVENKPGGGGVAMFTGVSQRPANGSVIGMGVSIPVLVQLVNRGDQLPFDLESFDYLGTVAKAELALVASKDAPFDDLAGMIEYAKSQGTLPVATMAPPQVLLMKQAMAKSGAEFNLVTADGGAEVMKLILGGQVLAGFGSGEHYPYLESGDMKVIAGANQSRLSYAPDAKTFIESGVEAYVDPVFFLAMRSGTDPAAVEAIATAIDEATKAPEFAEIVRNAVKGDPINMGPDGTRQMMEDGLANAKVLFAK, encoded by the coding sequence ATGAGACTTAAGACGAAAATTCTGGCGCTTGGTGCCAGCATCATGATGGCCCTCGCCGCGCCTGTTGCGGCGTCCGACTGGAAACCCAACGGCCCGCTGACAATTCAGATCGGCTTTGGCGCAGGGGGATCAACCGATACGATGGGGCGGGTTCTGGCGCAGGTGATGAAGGAAAACACCGGCTGGAACATCGTAGTCGAAAACAAGCCCGGCGGTGGCGGTGTTGCCATGTTCACGGGTGTGTCGCAACGCCCGGCAAACGGCAGTGTCATCGGCATGGGCGTGAGCATCCCTGTGCTGGTGCAACTGGTAAACCGCGGCGATCAGCTGCCTTTTGATCTGGAGAGCTTTGATTACCTCGGCACGGTCGCCAAGGCCGAGCTTGCCCTTGTGGCCAGCAAGGACGCACCCTTTGATGATCTTGCGGGCATGATCGAATATGCCAAATCGCAGGGCACGCTGCCCGTTGCGACAATGGCCCCGCCGCAGGTTCTGTTGATGAAGCAGGCGATGGCCAAATCGGGGGCCGAGTTCAATCTGGTCACCGCTGATGGGGGCGCCGAGGTGATGAAGCTTATCCTGGGGGGGCAGGTGTTGGCAGGCTTTGGTTCGGGTGAACATTATCCCTATTTGGAATCCGGTGACATGAAGGTCATCGCGGGCGCCAACCAGTCGCGCCTAAGCTACGCGCCCGATGCGAAAACCTTCATCGAATCCGGGGTCGAGGCCTATGTTGACCCGGTGTTCTTCCTTGCCATGCGTTCTGGCACGGACCCGGCCGCAGTCGAAGCCATTGCGACGGCAATAGATGAGGCCACCAAAGCGCCCGAGTTTGCGGAAATTGTCCGCAACGCGGTCAAAGGTGACCCGATCAACATGGGGCCGGACGGCACGCGCCAGATGATGGAGGACGGCTTGGCAAACGCCAAGGTCCTGTTCGCAAAGTAA
- a CDS encoding tripartite tricarboxylate transporter TctB family protein, which yields MSHSADRASGLFFLLFGLAMYFYVNPTYIETVDSGNIAPATMPNIVSIVIAICGAVLIFRPTTQQVRDPALIFKTGLYVVVLVAGLYAMSWFGFEYVAPVLALILMLLIGERRPLWIGLGVVVMPVTIWFLVTQVLERALP from the coding sequence ATGTCACATTCAGCGGACCGCGCGTCCGGTCTCTTTTTCTTGCTGTTTGGGTTGGCGATGTATTTCTACGTCAACCCCACCTACATCGAGACCGTGGACAGCGGGAACATTGCGCCCGCGACCATGCCCAACATCGTCTCGATCGTAATTGCGATCTGCGGGGCTGTCCTGATCTTCAGGCCAACCACTCAGCAGGTGCGCGATCCCGCTCTGATCTTCAAAACCGGTCTCTATGTCGTGGTGCTGGTCGCAGGTCTCTACGCGATGTCCTGGTTCGGGTTCGAATATGTTGCCCCCGTGCTGGCGCTGATCCTCATGCTGTTGATTGGCGAGCGCCGTCCCCTTTGGATTGGTCTGGGCGTTGTCGTCATGCCGGTCACGATCTGGTTCCTGGTGACGCAGGTTCTTGAACGTGCTTTGCCTTAA
- a CDS encoding tripartite tricarboxylate transporter permease produces the protein MVDFATILAGFGDAFTLYNLAFVLAGVVLGQFVGAVPGIGPIMAMAIAIPFTFGLDPLPAIAFLVGVNKGGLVGGAVPAVLMNTPGTPDAAATAMDGHPLAKQGKPLKATKMALFSSITGDTFSDIVLITVSAPLAILALRMGPIEVVALMIFAFSILAGLIGNSLTKGIIAAALGLLFASVGQDPENFTPRLIFGYWDVFDGLPLPSVAIGMLAISEILHRMSLAHGNVQSAIVTKDTGNPDDRRVTWAEYWSCRFTMLRGATIGTILGAMPGIGSTAAAFMSYAMTKAASKEPETFGKGNLHGIAASESANSAVVGSNLIPLLTLGIPGSVGAALIISAFMIHGMQPGPLLFENQGRLVYGLFGAMIMANFVNLWVGQVGLRLWVKVISAPESIIFTSAILLCIVGVSMATSGLFGVAIMLIFAVLGYLMASFGYSLVIFIIAFFLGPRFEKSIAQSLALTNGDLTQVLKSPVAVGLLVLSVISVVWFLRKNAQAERAWQS, from the coding sequence ATGGTTGATTTTGCGACGATCCTCGCTGGTTTCGGAGATGCCTTCACGCTCTATAATCTGGCCTTTGTTCTGGCTGGCGTGGTTTTGGGGCAATTTGTTGGGGCGGTCCCCGGTATCGGGCCCATCATGGCGATGGCGATTGCAATTCCGTTCACCTTTGGTCTGGACCCGCTGCCGGCAATTGCCTTTCTGGTGGGCGTCAACAAGGGCGGGTTGGTTGGCGGGGCTGTCCCTGCGGTGCTGATGAACACGCCCGGCACGCCGGACGCAGCCGCCACCGCGATGGACGGCCATCCACTTGCAAAACAGGGCAAGCCCCTGAAGGCCACCAAGATGGCGCTGTTCTCGTCCATCACAGGCGACACCTTCAGCGACATCGTGTTGATCACCGTATCCGCACCGCTGGCCATTCTCGCGCTCAGGATGGGCCCTATCGAGGTCGTCGCCCTGATGATCTTTGCCTTCTCCATCCTGGCGGGGCTGATCGGCAACTCCTTGACCAAGGGCATCATCGCCGCCGCGCTTGGCCTGTTGTTCGCATCCGTCGGGCAAGACCCCGAGAATTTCACACCGCGCCTGATCTTTGGCTATTGGGACGTCTTTGACGGTCTGCCGCTGCCGTCGGTGGCAATTGGCATGCTGGCGATCTCGGAGATCCTGCACCGCATGTCGCTGGCGCATGGCAATGTCCAATCCGCGATTGTGACCAAGGACACCGGAAACCCCGATGATCGGCGCGTGACGTGGGCAGAATATTGGTCTTGCCGCTTCACCATGCTGCGCGGTGCCACAATCGGCACCATCCTGGGGGCGATGCCCGGGATCGGTTCGACCGCAGCTGCGTTTATGTCTTACGCCATGACCAAGGCTGCATCGAAAGAGCCCGAGACTTTTGGCAAAGGCAACCTTCATGGGATCGCGGCGTCTGAATCGGCCAATTCGGCGGTTGTCGGCTCGAACCTCATCCCTTTGCTGACCCTGGGCATTCCCGGATCGGTGGGCGCCGCGTTGATCATCAGCGCCTTCATGATCCACGGGATGCAGCCCGGCCCTCTGCTGTTCGAAAACCAGGGGCGTCTGGTTTACGGTCTCTTTGGTGCGATGATCATGGCCAACTTTGTGAACCTCTGGGTGGGGCAGGTGGGTTTGCGCCTGTGGGTCAAGGTGATCTCGGCCCCGGAATCGATCATCTTCACCTCGGCCATCCTGTTGTGCATTGTCGGCGTCTCAATGGCGACCAGCGGTCTCTTTGGAGTGGCGATCATGCTGATCTTTGCGGTGCTGGGGTATCTGATGGCGAGCTTTGGCTATTCGCTGGTGATCTTCATCATTGCCTTTTTTCTGGGGCCACGGTTCGAGAAATCAATCGCGCAATCGCTGGCCCTGACCAATGGGGATCTGACCCAGGTCCTGAAAAGTCCGGTGGCTGTTGGTCTGCTGGTCCTCTCGGTGATCTCGGTGGTTTGGTTCCTGCGCAAGAACGCGCAAGCAGAACGCGCGTGGCAAAGCTGA
- a CDS encoding sulfatase family protein codes for MAKRPNFLFFITDQQRADWLGCMGHPVVRTPNIDALAARGTIFDDFHVAAPICMPNRASLLTGRMPSVHGLRYNGLALPDTANTFVDVLAADGYRTASIGKNHLQPFLDVPSDRAGETDHKLIPEAWKPDPATYVEEQPANYTATAPYGMKLPYYGFQHVEMVTGHGDRCGGHYQQWFRDRCPDWQALSDPKNELPHSYTCPQAYRTPIPEEFYPTTWIADRAIDYVKDAAGEEDPFFAFVSFPDPHHPFNPPGKYWDMYSPDQFEVGLPYEAHQNPTPPMRHLTEMWEQGVVSRNKQAAFRADPQHIREAMALTAGMITMIDDQIGRVIEALKVSGQLENTVIVFTSDHGEYLGDFGLLLKGALPFRSVTRVPMIWADPDLGQGRSGALTSTIDLSATILERAGLEPYNGIQGQSFLGCIGTQAAHRRDLFMEYNDSGPRLGFNPPARMRSLRNKHWRFTTYGGHDWGELYDLKADPCETRNLWDDPRYASAKAEMSMRLIQHLTAQMDESPLAQKLA; via the coding sequence ATGGCCAAGCGTCCCAATTTTCTGTTCTTCATCACCGACCAACAGCGTGCCGATTGGCTGGGATGTATGGGACATCCTGTTGTCCGGACCCCCAACATTGACGCGCTGGCGGCGCGCGGGACGATATTTGACGATTTCCACGTGGCCGCGCCCATCTGCATGCCCAACCGGGCCTCATTGTTGACCGGGCGCATGCCCAGTGTGCATGGGTTGCGCTACAACGGGTTGGCGTTGCCGGATACGGCCAACACCTTCGTTGATGTTCTGGCGGCTGACGGATATCGCACCGCATCAATCGGCAAGAACCATCTGCAACCTTTCCTGGATGTTCCCTCCGACCGGGCGGGGGAGACGGACCACAAGTTGATTCCCGAGGCGTGGAAGCCCGATCCGGCGACCTATGTCGAAGAGCAACCTGCAAACTACACCGCAACAGCGCCCTACGGGATGAAGCTGCCGTACTATGGTTTTCAGCACGTCGAGATGGTGACCGGGCACGGTGACCGTTGCGGCGGGCACTATCAACAATGGTTCCGTGATCGCTGTCCCGATTGGCAAGCGCTCAGCGATCCCAAGAACGAGTTGCCGCACAGCTATACCTGTCCGCAGGCCTATCGCACACCCATCCCCGAGGAATTTTATCCAACAACCTGGATCGCGGATCGGGCCATCGACTATGTCAAGGACGCGGCCGGGGAGGAGGATCCGTTCTTTGCCTTCGTGTCCTTCCCGGATCCGCATCACCCGTTCAACCCGCCCGGAAAGTACTGGGACATGTATTCCCCGGATCAGTTCGAGGTGGGCCTGCCGTATGAGGCGCATCAGAACCCGACACCGCCGATGCGACACCTGACCGAGATGTGGGAGCAGGGTGTTGTGTCCAGAAACAAGCAGGCCGCATTCCGAGCCGACCCGCAGCACATCCGCGAGGCCATGGCGCTGACGGCGGGAATGATCACGATGATCGACGATCAGATCGGGCGCGTCATCGAGGCATTGAAGGTTTCGGGGCAGTTGGAAAACACCGTGATCGTCTTCACCTCGGACCATGGGGAATACTTGGGTGATTTTGGTTTGCTTCTGAAAGGGGCATTGCCCTTTCGATCTGTGACCCGGGTGCCGATGATCTGGGCCGATCCGGATTTGGGGCAGGGGCGGTCGGGGGCCTTGACCTCGACCATCGATTTGTCGGCCACCATTCTCGAACGCGCTGGGCTTGAACCTTATAACGGCATTCAGGGGCAGAGCTTTCTGGGATGTATCGGCACCCAAGCCGCGCATCGCCGGGATCTGTTCATGGAATACAACGACAGCGGACCACGCCTTGGGTTCAATCCTCCGGCCCGAATGAGAAGTCTACGGAACAAGCATTGGCGCTTCACCACGTATGGAGGACATGATTGGGGTGAGCTTTATGACCTCAAAGCGGACCCGTGTGAGACGCGAAACCTGTGGGACGACCCCAGATACGCCTCGGCCAAAGCAGAGATGTCGATGCGTTTGATACAACATCTGACAGCCCAAATGGACGAAAGCCCGCTGGCCCAAAAACTGGCCTGA
- a CDS encoding alkyl/aryl-sulfatase has translation MARLHSLFLTTALSILTVGPVVAQEHFDPKGKMPSEFTVEFQKQLRDSLPFEDERDFEESRKGLIAVPDFRQIKTEDGTVAWDIGSYDFLMQEGQEFDSIHPSLQRQAILNMNYGLFEILEGQIYQVRGFDLSNISFIRGETGWIVFDPLASKETAAAALKLLNDTVGELPVKVVVYSHSHADHYGGVRGVITDEDVAEGVEVIAPEGFMEHAVSENVYAGNVMNRRLFFQYGVLLPRDPHGHVDQSIGKNISAGTTGLIEPTRYVSDDYEEITIDGVRMIFQNTPGTEAPAEMNTYFPDLKAFWAAENITGTIHNIYTLRGALVRDALSWSKHINDALYEFGQEAELMFASHSWPRFGNDRIQEVMRAQRDTYANLNNGVLNLANKGVTINEVHNVYEVPESLQEQWAARSYHGSVEHNSRAVINRYLGYWDANPTTLTPLSPKDSAPLFVEMMGGAEPILNKGQDLFDAGQYLHATEILNKLVYAEPDNQKAKDLLADAFEQIGYQKESPSVRNSFLGAAYELRNGIPQGATIETTGPDTIRAMETSMWLDFIAIRVNSAKAADLEFTINLAIPDREENIVVEMSNATLTHIVDRTAPDADLSISLNRADLEKVMTGERKLVDMLADGTAQSQGNADVVAQLASTLDQFDLGFELMPGTGAKDLTPQANDFAQPALANSNGG, from the coding sequence ATGGCACGCCTACACTCTCTATTTCTGACCACCGCACTATCGATACTGACCGTAGGTCCCGTAGTCGCGCAGGAGCACTTTGATCCCAAAGGCAAAATGCCTTCGGAATTCACCGTCGAGTTCCAAAAGCAATTGCGCGACTCGCTGCCCTTTGAAGACGAGCGCGATTTTGAAGAAAGCCGCAAAGGCCTGATTGCAGTCCCCGACTTTCGCCAGATCAAGACCGAAGACGGAACGGTTGCGTGGGACATCGGCAGCTACGACTTTCTCATGCAAGAAGGACAGGAGTTCGACTCGATCCACCCCTCTCTGCAGCGTCAGGCGATCCTGAACATGAACTACGGCCTGTTCGAGATCCTGGAAGGGCAGATCTATCAGGTGCGCGGGTTCGATCTGTCGAACATCTCATTCATTCGCGGTGAAACCGGTTGGATCGTGTTCGATCCGCTGGCTTCAAAGGAAACCGCCGCCGCCGCATTGAAGCTGCTGAACGACACCGTGGGTGAATTGCCGGTCAAGGTGGTGGTCTATTCGCATTCGCACGCGGACCATTATGGCGGTGTGCGGGGCGTCATCACCGACGAAGATGTGGCCGAAGGTGTCGAGGTTATCGCGCCCGAAGGCTTCATGGAACATGCGGTGTCCGAAAACGTTTATGCAGGCAATGTGATGAACCGCCGCCTGTTCTTCCAATACGGAGTGCTGTTGCCCCGCGACCCACATGGACACGTGGACCAATCGATCGGCAAGAACATCTCGGCCGGTACCACCGGGCTGATCGAACCGACCCGCTACGTCTCGGACGACTATGAAGAGATCACCATCGACGGCGTGCGCATGATCTTTCAGAACACGCCCGGCACCGAGGCGCCGGCGGAAATGAACACCTATTTCCCGGACCTCAAGGCATTCTGGGCAGCGGAAAACATCACAGGCACGATCCACAACATCTATACCCTGCGCGGTGCCCTGGTCCGCGATGCGCTAAGCTGGTCTAAGCACATCAACGATGCGTTGTACGAGTTCGGCCAGGAGGCTGAGCTGATGTTTGCTTCGCACTCCTGGCCACGGTTCGGCAATGACCGCATTCAGGAAGTGATGCGGGCACAGCGCGATACCTATGCCAACCTCAACAACGGTGTATTGAACCTGGCCAACAAGGGCGTGACCATCAACGAGGTCCACAACGTCTATGAAGTCCCTGAAAGCCTGCAAGAGCAGTGGGCGGCGCGCAGCTATCATGGCTCGGTCGAACACAACAGCCGGGCGGTGATCAACCGGTATCTTGGGTATTGGGACGCCAACCCGACAACTCTGACACCTTTGTCACCAAAGGACAGCGCCCCCCTGTTCGTGGAAATGATGGGCGGAGCAGAGCCGATCTTGAACAAAGGGCAAGATCTGTTTGATGCTGGCCAATACCTGCACGCGACCGAAATTCTGAACAAACTGGTCTACGCCGAACCCGACAACCAGAAAGCCAAGGATCTGCTGGCTGACGCGTTCGAGCAGATTGGATATCAGAAAGAAAGCCCCTCTGTTCGCAACTCGTTCCTGGGGGCGGCCTATGAACTGCGCAACGGCATCCCGCAGGGCGCGACCATCGAAACCACCGGCCCTGACACCATTCGCGCCATGGAAACATCGATGTGGCTGGATTTCATCGCCATTCGCGTCAACAGCGCAAAGGCGGCCGATCTGGAATTCACCATCAACCTGGCCATCCCGGATCGCGAGGAAAACATCGTGGTTGAAATGAGCAATGCCACGCTGACACATATCGTTGACCGAACAGCCCCAGACGCGGATTTGTCGATCTCGTTGAATCGGGCCGATCTTGAAAAGGTCATGACAGGCGAGCGTAAGCTGGTTGATATGCTGGCGGACGGCACGGCCCAATCCCAAGGCAACGCAGATGTGGTCGCGCAGTTGGCATCCACACTGGATCAATTCGATCTTGGGTTCGAATTGATGCCTGGCACCGGTGCGAAAGATCTGACGCCTCAAGCCAATGACTTTGCCCAGCCCGCGTTGGCGAACTCGAACGGCGGTTAA
- a CDS encoding tetratricopeptide repeat protein: MSLSNDDMRAQLQRLLTHPDFSATPQRCAFLSYVVEEYLAGRGDLIKGVSIAMSVFGRDETFDQQVDPIVRMEARRLRQDIDGYYAGPGRDDPLRLSIPKGGYTPRFERVTPAEQATPAPEALHVKPLAPKRFVFAGLGVVAVAALSALMWGLVVGSSASDRSRPEKMLPQGPVMAVLPFETLGDGPSFFAEGITQQLTSELARFRDLWVLPLGSGQRQAQSGTDLQSLRSEFNAEFALEGSVVDKGDRILLSARLIDLNNQRYIWVNDYSVGSAPKEIYAAQDEIIRDVIGKLAGKYGVLTQNAMRIAARTPPSNRDAYDCVLSYYSYQISIDLARHPTIMNCIQRSLEQSPDYAEAWAVLSNLYLQQIRFGLSGDRQEIIAAAEAASRRAVELDPSLAAGHLMQANARFVRGDIEGFRKAGHVAVGLSPNDGAILAHFGMRLAFSGAWDEGLALVDRAIAFNPVHPHWYHFPRVFYEFDQGNYQRALAVLDQIDMPNFLWTPLWSAALHANLGQMEEAQASLNELLRQQPNFAAQADSILAIWQLGERFEQKLLGSLQLAGLVFEDS, encoded by the coding sequence GTGAGCTTATCGAATGATGATATGCGGGCGCAGTTGCAGCGCCTTTTGACACATCCGGATTTTTCGGCAACACCGCAGCGCTGTGCCTTTCTGTCCTATGTCGTCGAAGAGTATTTGGCGGGTCGTGGAGATCTGATCAAAGGCGTTTCGATTGCGATGTCGGTTTTTGGCCGGGATGAAACCTTTGACCAACAGGTTGACCCGATCGTCCGGATGGAAGCCCGGCGCCTTCGTCAGGATATCGACGGCTACTATGCCGGTCCAGGGCGGGACGATCCGCTTCGATTGAGTATCCCAAAGGGCGGTTATACCCCGCGGTTTGAACGTGTAACCCCAGCCGAGCAAGCAACCCCGGCACCTGAAGCCTTGCATGTGAAGCCTCTTGCCCCCAAGCGGTTTGTTTTTGCTGGTCTCGGTGTTGTTGCGGTTGCAGCGCTGAGTGCGTTGATGTGGGGCCTTGTTGTCGGTTCTTCGGCCAGTGATAGATCACGGCCTGAAAAGATGTTGCCGCAGGGCCCTGTGATGGCCGTTCTGCCCTTCGAAACGCTGGGAGATGGCCCCAGCTTCTTTGCCGAAGGGATTACACAGCAGTTAACCAGCGAATTGGCGCGATTTCGCGATCTTTGGGTGCTTCCACTTGGCAGCGGACAGCGGCAAGCACAGTCTGGAACGGATCTGCAAAGCCTCAGGTCCGAATTCAACGCAGAGTTCGCGTTGGAAGGAAGCGTCGTGGACAAGGGGGATCGCATTTTGCTGTCGGCCCGTCTGATCGACCTGAACAACCAGCGATACATTTGGGTCAATGACTATTCGGTCGGCAGCGCCCCGAAGGAAATCTATGCTGCGCAGGATGAAATCATCCGGGATGTCATCGGGAAGCTCGCCGGGAAATATGGCGTTCTCACGCAAAATGCGATGCGAATTGCTGCCAGAACTCCACCGAGCAACCGAGATGCCTATGATTGTGTCCTGAGCTATTACAGCTACCAAATTTCCATCGACCTCGCGCGTCACCCGACGATCATGAACTGCATCCAACGATCCCTCGAACAAAGCCCGGACTATGCCGAGGCATGGGCTGTGCTGTCCAACCTTTACCTTCAGCAGATCCGGTTTGGTCTTAGCGGAGACAGGCAAGAAATCATTGCCGCTGCCGAAGCGGCCTCGCGGCGCGCGGTAGAGCTTGATCCCAGCCTGGCCGCGGGACATTTGATGCAAGCCAACGCGCGCTTTGTTCGCGGCGACATCGAAGGGTTTCGAAAGGCCGGTCATGTTGCTGTCGGCCTAAGCCCCAACGATGGTGCGATCCTGGCGCATTTTGGCATGAGGCTGGCGTTCAGCGGTGCATGGGACGAAGGTTTGGCTTTGGTCGATCGGGCCATTGCCTTTAATCCGGTGCATCCGCATTGGTACCACTTTCCGCGCGTCTTTTACGAGTTTGATCAAGGAAACTATCAGCGCGCGCTTGCGGTGTTGGATCAGATCGACATGCCGAACTTTCTTTGGACGCCCCTTTGGAGCGCGGCGTTGCATGCAAATCTGGGACAGATGGAAGAGGCCCAAGCCTCGTTGAATGAGTTGTTGCGGCAACAACCGAATTTTGCGGCGCAGGCCGACAGCATTCTGGCAATCTGGCAGTTGGGTGAACGCTTTGAACAGAAATTGCTGGGCAGTCTCCAACTGGCCGGTCTGGTGTTCGAAGACAGCTAG